The DNA segment gaaaaaaaagaattttgattGAAAACATGGATAGCATACAAATTGATATTATTACTCTtttaattaaccaaaaaaatgtacgtaaataatttaaaaacaaacgAATGTAATAAATTCCTGCGTTCCATATACATAACTTGACTTCGATATCTCACTCCACTTGATTCTCTTCCCTATATAAAAAAGAGAGCTTCATAACAGAAATTCATATCAATTATGTTTGTCATCAACGTGCTGTTTCAAATacatttttgtgtgtgtttatatatgATTTGTCACTCgatctttatccagcttatccCTGCACAATGCTTTTATCGAAATCTGAATTTCATTTTAGAAAAACAACATTATTTGATCATGGCAGTGCAACAATAATATGCAGTGTTTGATAATGAATCCTCAAAACGCATTTTGCTTGAACAATCCTGTTTGATCAGGGAAATGGCATGTCGACCATAACTAATTAAAGATGAACAAATTTGATAGTCATTGTGCATCGTGAATTGCTCACCAAGTTTGAATTAATTGCATCAAATATATTACTTAACTACTTGACAAAATCTACTCTAGATAATACAATTTTCTTTATTATCTAGCccaaaatatttgttattaaaaatatggaATAATCGAAGTATCACAACTAATTTACCTATATTTCCCTATAATGTATTATCTTATGCGTATTATTTATAGAATATTCTCAAGTATAATAACTAATTTACCTAAATTCGCCTACAATGTAAAATCTTATGCATATTTTTTGCGTGATAGTTTCCACAAAATCTAGGtattaaatttgtaattaatatacaaaatcTAGGTATGCCGAATAGGCACGCATTACCAATCTATATAAATCACCCTTCAGCTCTTACTCAGAAATTTaagcagagaaaaaaaatgtctAACAAGCAAAGTTTTGTTTTCCTCAACGAAGTGAAACCCTACAAAGACAATTGGAGGGTACACGTCAAGGTCTTTCACTCGTGGAAATCAAACACCAACTTTGGCGAATCTCTTGAGTGCATCCTCACAGATCAACAAGTAACTTttctatctctatatatattgaaacatgTTGGTTTCTGCAATggaattatttatttacatgaGTTACTATCTAAATGACTATTGATATCACCTAGGAGtattttttatctaataaattatttgattattgcAGATTTCACTAAAGCAAGGATCTGGATTGTATTTTTAGAAGGAACTCGAACTGATTTCATTCTTTCGTTTTAGcaacatttatattttagtgaagtattttatttttctaagtaTTCATTTTTTAGATAAACTAAAAATTACCATCCAATATTATACCAAACACAGAAATTCAAGTACCATTAAGCAAGCAATAATCAGTGACAagccaaaaataaattataaggcAAATGTTTAATCTTAGTTCTAACCGATGCTGTTTCGAAattgatttctttttattactaactttattttaatttgagtACTACCAAGTCGAAAGTAGATTTCTAACCTTTTTTCTGTGATATGTTTGGAATATGTGTGTTTGATCTTcaacacacactgacacacggATGTACATTCTTTCTTTTCCAACATATATCTTTCTGGCTAAAAAAAGACACAGATATTGTGAAGATTACTAATATGTTAGTTCATACCCAAAGAGTAAAAAGAAAGACTGAAATATAATTAACTAGATCAAATAACCAGCACAGTTAGTCCAATATATGATCAATGTCTATGTGAGCTTAGGCATCATCTTGGTGGAGATCTGCCCAGTTAATCCAATATGGTCTCTCTTTTGCCACTGTTAAAACATTTCTAAACAAAGCATTAGTTAGTTCAATGGAGATTTGCAATATTCCAGTGAAAATTGCAGGAAAAACATGATTAACTAACCTGCTTATCATCTATAGAGATTCATTCTACATCGTCTAATTATCTCTCTACCTTTCTTCCTCTTTGTCTTCACTGTTTCGTATCAGTTGCTCCTGTATAAAGAACTCTAGAGCTTTATTCGTATGTTGATTCTAACTATCTCGACTCATATATGTTGGAATCTATTCGACTTCTTCGCTTAACTTTTGTTACGAGGTGAGCTTGACAGCCATTGATGATCTTGCATGTTTAATCAACACCTTCTATAGAGATTCTTTTTCATCTctgatttgaaatatatatccTTCAACATAGAGATGATCTACATGATTTAGATCTAATCAATCTCAATAGCAAAACAAAACCCCAATTTCGATGTAGAAATCTGTTGTTAGATTAATACTAAACAAACTCAAACCTTGAGATTGAAGCTATATTGACAGATGATCTTCAAATATTGCTCCAGTTTAGGCTTCTATTCATAAGCTTTGTCGATCTCTATGTCTGACGGTTCCCTGAGGAGAAGAGAAAGTTGTTGAATATTTACTCTGTTTTGATAGAAACAAATCATCTTTTTTGTTACGACAACAGTTTGTGTTTTTCCCGGAAAAAAAAACCTAACAGAAACCTATGGCCTTACTTTTATTAAACTAAAGATTACTACGGCCCAAattaccattatttttttttgtttttcggttttgtatcattgatattacttattttatgaacattatttatacatatatatactcatGTTTTAAATGTATTTAGAATAAATCAAGAATAATATCTAccttatttatataatttatattgactattggTAAGAGTTCTTAACAGTGATATACTAGCCTCTCAATTCttcattaaaataataactCAAAAATATGACTAAATTGCTTAAGGTATATAACTTTGTAAACTCTTACTAAATTGTGTTTACGACTCACAACATTTCATTGATGCCCCTGTTACACAATACACTGATGAAATACAATGTTTAAACAATATACTTAATTAGTAAAACAGGAGCCATCagattgtaattttttaaatgtttatatcaaaaaaaCAAAGACCCGCCCAGTCGGACGGGTTATGATCTAGTTTTACTTATTGTGGTAGTCTTTGGTCAACAAGTAGTTCATGTGGTTATACAGATTTACTTATTATGGTAGTCTTTGGTCAACAAGTCGCTTTGGCCGAGTGGTTAAGGCGTGTGCCTGCTAAGTACATGGGGTTTCCCCGCGAGAGTTCGAATCTCTCAGGCGAcgttatttttataattaatttttaaaatgttgcTTTTCCTTCACGTCCGTAACTCCTAACTTTTTGTCCTCGAACAAACATCCAAAATACTATGAGCAGTGTACATGTCACATGCGCGCAGCAACATCCGACACTTCAATTGTTCTTTTGAATTAtctgattttatatattttcctgTCGATTGTTTCAGTTCTGGTTAGAACCGAAACCTTATTTTAAATGTACGATATTCCATCTCTTGGTAATTTAAAAGATGatgtaattaaataaaatgatgtATGCAGGAAACGAGTGTCGCCTCTTTATTCGATGCACGAATTGGAGCCAATAAGATAGTAGTTAAGTTTAAAAATGGTTATTACTCTTTTCGTAATTGGTCATTACTTCTCGTTATTTCCTCGATAGAAGTTGACTTTTGTAGACTCCCGTTTCAAAGTCTTTTACCtgcttttttttgtgtgtgcacTTTACCTGCTATTTTActgcttcttttgtttttactcACAAGTCACAATTCATATGGCACACACTAGTCCTGGGCATTCTGGTTTTCAAGTCGGTTCGGGCCGGTTTTTTCGGATCGTAAATATTTAGATCTAAtaaatacttagaaattttcggtACGGGTTCGGGTCGATTCTTCTCGGATCCGGATCAGTTCGGgccgaaaattaaaatatccagAAAATACCCATAATTTTTCGGGTCCATATCGGGTCCGAATCGGGTTCAGGTATTTAGGATCTAAAAAATACATGATATACCCAATTTCATCAactttagtttaatatttatcatatatatctaaaattttacaaaacaacttaaataaaactattaataattaaaataaaatattttaaaactctaaattttatattttaaagctttatattacttaaaaatgttaataaaataataacaaatgttgttcacaaaagatatttcaactaaatcataaaataatatatataaaatagaacacaaaaacatcatataCATGTTcttaagtcgggtacaaatcggttcttatcaggtcggatctattcgggtcggttcttttcggatCCGGATCTATTCAGATCGGTTCTTTTTTGGTTCCgttctttcgggtaaaaaaaatttagacccaaaaggtacttgtaaattttcgaTCCGGTTCCAGgtcaaatatttttggataggtTTCGGTTCAGGTCTTCGGGTCCAGGTTAAAATACCCAGGTCTAGCACACACGTATAAGTGaatgtaataaaaaattaaaatattttttcttttcttttgtgttgttaAGAAACTGAAAACATGAAAGAGATGGAATATAGAAAATAAGAAACTGAGCGTTGAAATTTGtaacccaaaaataaataaatcaaattagtaataataattATGAATATAGTCTGTCAAAAAAGTATGAATATAGtacaaaatcattaaatataaataatgtaATTAAGGGATGATCAatgtatttctaaaaaaaaaaagaaacaccaCCTTCGTGAATTGTGATTCGGTGTTTTAAAAAGTGGAATAAAGCCAAAAAGACAAGAGAACACCATTAATAGCTTTCAAGAAGACATGACACATCCCTCTTCCTCCGCCTCCTCCCGTCCCTTTTCATTTTCTGGGTAATTCTCAAAATATTTCGTTTCCTTCAAAAATCCATCAATTTCTTGTCTTAGATTTGAATCTGAATCAGACAAAACACCAATAAACACAAAGTCTAGAGTTTTGTTTCCAGGTAACAAActttttcttctcctcttttttttttttgaattttgggtttgtattttttttttgaaattagggATAAAAATCGAGAATCACCTAATTTCGAAATTGGGTTTACGGGCAGGATTCACGGGTCGATGGTTTATGTTGATATATTGCATCGTGTGTGggggaaaatatatatatcccgAAATGTAAAAAGATCGAATTTTTGGGAATACcatttctctatttttgttgttgtctttgAATTGGGGGCAAAGATAATGTTGAGATTTATGATATTGAGGTTTGCATTTTTGAACATCCTTCTCTTCTCTATAGACTTCTGCTTAAACCTGGTTTGAATCAAAGAcatttctttttgttaattgcGAAAATTGAAACCTTGCTTGCACGTTCTTTGTTAGCTGCCGTAGGTTAGATTTGGCAGTTCTTGTTCTAGTTAGATCCATTCTTATTATGTTTCTCTGTCTGGTTGGATTGAAAAGAATGTTCTGCAAagagaaaatgttttttgttttgttttctcaacTGATGTTTGATGGTTCTGCAATTGATTACTGTTAACAgttgaagtcatttgaatgttgCAATGGTCTAGCTTTTAGCATTGTTGATAGCTTGAAACCTATTCTTTTAGTATCTATCTAAAAGTGCATTTAATGTTTTGGTccaattatttgttttcttttgaattgtttttttttgttcctcaAACTTGATTAAGTGAACTAAGTATCTGCTCtttagtttacttttttttcttgttctagTTAGATCCATTATTATGTTGCTACTATTCAAAAGAATGGTCAGTATTGATGTTTGATAGTTGTGCAATTGATTACTTTTAACATTTGACGTCATTGGAATTGTCTCTAGCTAGTTCTAGCATTGTTCATTGCTTGAGGTTTATTGCTTTGGGACCTATCTGAAAATGCATTTAATGTTTTGCTCCAATTGTTTGTTTACTTTTgaactttgttttattttattcttttgttaGATAAAAAGCTAACAGATCCAGAAACAAAGTAAAAAGACTTGATCAAGTGAACTAAGTATCTGCCCTTTGATATGATTGCTAAGTTTGACATTGTGAATCATATAAGCTAACATTGGTCATGATACCTTCTTTCTTCCTGCAGGGTAACAAATAGATCTTAAAGGAGCAAATAATTTGACTACAACAAGGGCATTTTCACGTTTTTGAATTAAGGGAATTGGACTCACCATGGCTCCTGGAGGCAGTGCTTTGAAAGAAGTCCTTGAATCTACTTCAACAGGAATGGACTACGAAGTTAAAATGGCGAAAGCCGAAGTTAATAACAACAAACCTACAAAGTCAGGGAGCGCAGGAGTTGGAAAATATGGGATGCATTCAAACAATGGTGTCTACGAGCTTCTCGAATGTCCAGTGTGTACAAACCTAATGTACCCTCCAATTCATCAGGTTTGTCCCTCTTTCTCAAAGATTGGTAATtgcaaaattcatttttattaacgTTTGTTTGATTCTACAGTGTCCAAATGGCCACACATTATGCTCAAACTGCAAAGCGAGAGTGCAGAACACTTGCCCTACATGTCGCTACGAGCTTGGTAACATAAGATGCTTAGCTCTCGAGAAAGTTGCAGAGTCCCTGGAAGTTCCATGCCGGTACCAAAGTTTGGGGTGTCATGACATTTTTCCTTACTACAGCAAGCTTAAGCACGAGCAGCACTGCAGGTTTAGGCCTTACGCTTGCCCTTATGCTGGCTCTGAGTGTTCTGTTACTGGTGATATCCCCACGCTTGTTGTTCATCTGAAAGATGATCATAAAGTGGATATGCATGACGGTTGCACATTCAACCACCGTTATGTTAAATCAAATCCACATGAAGTTGAGAATGCTACATGGATGCTTACGGTAATAACATAAGTAGTTGTCTATCACTATTGATTCATGTTACGCTCTTTAAGttactttaaatttgtttccAGGTGTTCAACTGTTTTGGGAGACAGTTCTGTTTACACTTTGAGGCGTTCCAGCTAGGGATGGCTCCAGTTTACATGGCGTTTCTTCGTTTCATGGGAGATGAAAACGAGGCAAAGAAGTTCAGTTACAGCTTGGAAGTGGGAGCTCATGGACGTAAACTAACATGGCAAGGGATCCCTAGAAGCATCCGTGACAGTCACAGGAAAGTCAGGGACAGTCAAGACGGTCTCATCATCCCTAGAAACCTCGCACTCTACTTCTCTGGAGGTGATAGGCAAGAACTCAAGTTGAGAGTGACCGGTAGAATCTGGAAAGAAGAGTAAGCCGAAACGAAGCAAACAAAGAATTGATGTACATAAGAAGCCTCATGGAGAGGTATAATGGATTCTTCTCCAATGGAGATGAAGATGAGATGATGGTGTGATATTCTTCTACGATGAATCAGTCTGAGAGAGCCATTGTTACTATTTTGTGGCTGCAAGATTCATATTATCTCTGtacttttttttggttgtttctGTTGGGTTTTTGAGGTTTCAGACAAGGAATGTAGGGAAGTAAGACCTGATTATGGGTTTGATTGGTGACATGTGGTAGGGTTGATTAAGTTTGAGTTAAGTTTGTAActcaaaaatgttaccaatcatgtattaaatttttttttttgattttgacTTAAACCCTTTATAAAATTGCTAACTTAAAACATAAACCTACATCAACCAAAATTCCATGTTTTAGGAGTTGAGTTacaaatttaattgatttttctgttattttttaaaaaaaatcgtgaACAAACCTTTTTACAACAAGAAAAAATAGTGAACAACCATTTGAGTGTCCAATAAATACTCTACCTAAATTTATGCTAATCAAAGATTTTATAATCTTTCTTGTTCctaattttttgaattattcaaaCGTTTAGTCAATTATACAAAACCTTAACCATAAATTCTATTTGataattcacaaaaaaatacCAGTCACAAAATTCTATATATATTGACCTAAGTTAGTGTGGTATCACGTCATTTTCAAAACCCAAAAGCTTAAGGTCTGTTTTCTTCTCTCGTCCTCTTCTTGCttgcaaaaaatatttttatttttcacttgcaaaaaggtttttttttttttgtcgtctatGGATTATCATTAACTTAACGGAAGTGCACAAAGCCAAGTACACAAAGCCTTTTTTTACTTGCAAAAAGGTttttatatcttcttctttacttccaacaaatatatttttatggttttacTTTAAGAAATCAATAAGCTTAAGTTGAGAttttctatcttcttcttctttacgtgcaaaacatattttcattttttacttgagctttatatattgtttaaaaataacaGAGTAccttttatgtttattaatttttgtttattcttttggATGAAGATGTCTAATAATGAAAATGTTGATGATGTTGGTGCTGGTGCTAAAGACGCGGTGGAACTACAAGTTGTAATATAACTTTtctattatttgattttttaatttaaagttcatgctaataatattatttcatttaatttaacttattattgatattaaaataaatattattagtagttattataatacttagaaaattatatatactgaaaattatttttaaacttttatacttattaaaaaaaatttatttttatttatttaaaaaatagcttaataagaaaatgtttatttctctgtttttatATTCAATTCTTTTATTCAGAACTCATACTGTAACTTATACATCAAAAATGTTACCAGtcacaaattttaataaaataataacgtTTATTTTACTGCAAAacttaccacataaacttaccGTTTTTACCACATACTTTTTACTGCAAGTTACATCAAACTATAAATCATACTGTAATTCAACTCTAATACTACATGTCACCAGTCGGAGCCTATGGCTATGTATTTGTTGGAAAACCATGTCAGAAACAGTGTGGTGCACCTTTTTGTTGGTTTAAAATGGTGATTTTGATGCAAGAGCATCAATGGAACATTGTAGATTCTACATATATGCCAATTTACGCAGAAAGTCGACATGAACTCAATATTGCTGAGATGCATTTTGATGATTTGAATTAAACAAGAATAAGCCAAAACTTACAAATACATACTAAATAGGCTTCAGTGAATTTCAGAAGTTGAAGATTTGAGAAATGTTAGCAAGAGACaacaaatacaaaaacatgaaagAACAAAAGGATTTGTCAGTCTTTGATTAGTTCTTGATCTAAATCTCCTAACATTTATCATCGTCTATGTGTGGATCAAAGACGTTCTTGAAATCATATCCTATCTTGGACATCTTCAATGTATCttgctattttttttctttcaaaaactgaaaaattctataatagagatatattttttaatgcatttatctaaaatatcaaattttaaatatagaatATAAGATAGACGaatgttattttttcttcttctatatacaaagaaaattagaataaaaatgagTTGAAATAATTTTACCTTTAAATATTACTataaaagcaaataaaaaaaataagttggaaTATTCTTATTACTAGGAGTGTGTTATCATTGCCAAGCGCAAACGTCTCCCTTGAAATTTTCAGCGGTAAGAAACAAATAGTAAATTTTACTATcctcttataattttttttttaagttttattaaaagatttttttttctcaaccaGGAGCTGGATCAAAGAGAAGTTTACCTTAATAGGTTCAAGATCAAAATGTACCCGCAATCAAAGAAGATTAACCTTacttaaaataaacatttagtAGTTGATGAGTAATGTATTTTCAAACTTTGTACATTTTTTTATCCATTACAAATGTTAGACATAAGCAAATAATATAAACCATCCTTTTGCGATATTTCTTTTAGTATTATATCCATTCATGATGTTAGATTAATAAATAACCGAATAAATTGGAGAATGTTATAATGATATTGCATaaagcctttttttttgtagagtcTTAGTAGAAATTCTTAAGATTGTTTACTTTGATCAAAGGTGATTAGAGTATTGGCTTAACTGTCTATGGCACCCCAACATCTTTATTCTTGTTGGATCAAAGTCTCTCATATTGGAGTCAAAGAAATGTGGTTCCAATTTCCAAATCACTTTATTAACTTAATGGTTTACTCTTTTGTGTTCATTTAtccatatatattttcaatcctGTAAGTGTTGGGTCTTGATGACATATATCATGTTTAGCCAACTAAAtaaaatgtcaatttatatataattttttacaagTTGAAAAAAACGTAAAATGTTAGTATCCAATGAaccaaaagtttattaaagCAAAAACTCAACAATAAATAACTCAAAGTGCAATATATCAAGCTACAGATATCAGATAGTATAGTACTAAGACataaaaaacacacacatatataaataaatattttttatataaataaatattattacaaatcatTTGGAATTGTAGAGAAAACAGAGTGTTCAGGCTTGTGACGACTCTCGAAATCGAGATGAACAAAAGCTCTTTCCACTTCTGGAAGTTCTTCGAGTTTTATTTGCAATGATTCACCAATTGCATGAGCTTCCTTTAGTTGCAAATTTTCTGGGAGTTCTATATCCACCtgcatataaaacaatacaCAAAGATAATTATGATTATTAACCAAATATTATTATGATGCAATGCTGAACTCTGTTATGGTCAAGTGCAATCAGAAGGTGGTATCTaacttatacatatataattacaaCACTAAGCCATATATCAACAAACCTCGACAAAGTAAAGAACACCAAATGTATAGACGCGGATAGTATCAACACATTTAATATTATCTGCGCCTTGTCGCAACACTAAGTATGTCAGCTTCTGTAAAACTTCTGGAGGAGCTGCCTGTCCGATCAATGATACTAAATATATACAAGCAAAGATAGTGAAAAACTCAAATGGTATTTATTagattaaaaatacaactaacaaCATTGAATAAGAAATGTTACCTTTTTagcaaaaaggaaagaaagaaatgtTACCTGCATTTTCCATAACGGTCCCAGACCAATTGATAATAGTGTAGATGGCTAAGAGAATAGCACCAGCAGGATCAATCCACCAATAGAAAGCATTCCCAAGAACGGCCGAGATTAGTCCAAGAACGTTTGTCACCACATCAAAGTGGTGATCCTATATCAAAACTCATCAATTAATCTACATAAAATAGTAAAACTACATGCACATGTATGTATATAACTATATACCTTCGCATATGCACGGACGATATGGTTTCTCGAACTTTTGCAGTAGATCCACAAAACAAGTTTAATAGCTGTTGCACTTAGCATGATTGAATATAACCAAACTAATTGGTcatcactcattttttctggaGGTTCATTTGCAATCAATTGTTCAGCTGCCACAAGCAGAACTTGAAACCCTACACAAATACATatagttaattaatttatattacattttaatcaaatatatagttttgatGTGAGTACAAATAAATATACCAAGAGTGGCCATAACCGCAGCGAAAATGATGATTCCAACAGGTTGCACCCTAAGTTTTCCAATGggatatttgtaaatatttatgtttttcattGATAAATGTGTGAACCAAAGTATTCCTCCTGCCATTAGATCAAGCAAAGAGTCGAGTGTTGATGCTGCAATTGCTATTGATCCACTCTTTATCGTAGCATATATCTACAAATTGTAAAACATTTGATGAACGTATAGACATCAAATTAATATCACTCAAGTCAATGTCTAAAATAAAGTCATATACCTTGAGAGAAAGTAAGAATATGTTAGCCCAGTTGGAGATTTGCATGGCCATCTCTTGTGCAGCTCTCTCAGctcgatcttcttcttctcttttttcatCGATTACATGCTCTTCAGATCGAGCTATGAAACTTTCTACTTCCTCAAAAGATTTTAGTGTTGCCAATTGTCGTTTGTAGTATTTCTTCTCGTCTTTTAAAGgtcaaaatattgttttagtgaGGAGTTTTCCTCATAACATTTGTGAGAATATTATCATCTAACTTATAAAGTAAAACACTTTGATGTGTATATAGTTACCTCTAGTAAGACCGACGACGTTGGAGAAATCAATGTGAAAAGGGTCTTCCGAATCGATTTTAGACCGAAGTTTTCGAGGCAAACCCGTGAAGAAATTCGATTTCATTGTAGAAACCGAACAGGTTAACTTCGGTTTGTAAACTTCAGCTTCGTGATCGTTTGACGAAAGCAATGGTGTTTCAGTAGAGTTGACTTCCATTtctgaaaaagtatttataaaatcatcgATCGTCAAATAAAGCATAGCATAAAGACATGAATAGTTAAGTGGTTGAACTTGAAGGTGAAAAAAGAAAACCTCTAAGaatgaaaaaaacaagaacagaAAGGTTATAGAGATGATTTGCAGTAGAAATGATTATGCTTGTAGATGATGAACAAAGAAGAGGACAGATGATGGTACACAAAgattggtttttaatttttatagataGAATATAAGAATTTCTATTGAATTTCGTTTGGatcaattaataaaatatggtAATGGAATAAAGAAAATGTTGTTGATGATAGAGACAGACCCTGGTACTTGCCCCATGCTTAAGCATCAACAACGATGGTCTGATCCACGCCACAATCAGGAGCTTCTCGCTGACGATTTTGTCTTCTTGGTAAATTACAAGTGTCAATTTATTATTGGCTAGGACACACGTGCAAGCTACATGGTTGTAATTGCAAAATACAGGATAAATTTAAGTTTCCAAACCCTAGATTATGCTCACATGTGTGTCTCAACAGAAATACAAATTAGAATCTTAGTAGTGAGATGCAAAATAAAACCCTGAAAACCTTTGAATCGATCAACATGTGTATGGGGCCAGACAAGTGGGGATTTATAGGCCTACATAGATTTCTATTGTTATGCTAGATTGTTGAACCGGATGAGAACCAGATTGTTATTTTCGGGTTAGTATTTGTGTATTTCCTAAGTAGGTAGACAGACACCAAATAAGAAAGCAGGACACCATAATTGGGCTTTCATGGGCCTTTGTGAGAATTCTATTTTTTAGCCGGCTAGTACGTCTTCAGACTTTTTATACGGTTCGACCGGTCCAATTGTTAAACTGGTTTAAAATTCATGAACCGTGCCTTTTAATTTAACCGTTCGGTTCGTTGGTCAACTTTAGGGATAATGCAAACCTGTATATATAATAGGCATTTAGTTTGTTGAAGGGTGTCCTTTGTATCGAGTTTCTTTGCTTCTCAGCTCTTTCTTTTGATTATAGGTGTCCTTGGAACTGACGGCAAGGGGAACTGTTTGAGATAAAAGATGATCATCTTAAACTCATCCACGTTTCTTGTGTAAGAAACATTTacagtgaaaaaaaaacattttacaaTGGGTATTATCATTCTTTGATAATTATAAAACGTCGGGAAGCTTCAAATTTATGATTATCTGTCATGTTCTAGTAGATATTAAGGCTTCTGACTCCTACTATGTTACATAAAAGTCATAGGTGAAGTTACTCGCAATAAACTCACATTCCCCACCGTGTTCATTAATCTTGTATCTCTGTCAGTGCTAATACATAATGCAATATCTTCCATTTGATAGCGGTGGCTTGATATTAGCTGC comes from the Brassica napus cultivar Da-Ae chromosome A7, Da-Ae, whole genome shotgun sequence genome and includes:
- the LOC106353211 gene encoding E3 ubiquitin-protein ligase SINAT2, which codes for MAPGGSALKEVLESTSTGMDYEVKMAKAEVNNNKPTKSGSAGVGKYGMHSNNGVYELLECPVCTNLMYPPIHQCPNGHTLCSNCKARVQNTCPTCRYELGNIRCLALEKVAESLEVPCRYQSLGCHDIFPYYSKLKHEQHCRFRPYACPYAGSECSVTGDIPTLVVHLKDDHKVDMHDGCTFNHRYVKSNPHEVENATWMLTVFNCFGRQFCLHFEAFQLGMAPVYMAFLRFMGDENEAKKFSYSLEVGAHGRKLTWQGIPRSIRDSHRKVRDSQDGLIIPRNLALYFSGGDRQELKLRVTGRIWKEE
- the LOC106356838 gene encoding putative metal tolerance protein C3, yielding MLYLTIDDFINTFSEMEVNSTETPLLSSNDHEAEVYKPKLTCSVSTMKSNFFTGLPRKLRSKIDSEDPFHIDFSNVVGLTRDEKKYYKRQLATLKSFEEVESFIARSEEHVIDEKREEEDRAERAAQEMAMQISNWANIFLLSLKIYATIKSGSIAIAASTLDSLLDLMAGGILWFTHLSMKNINIYKYPIGKLRVQPVGIIIFAAVMATLGFQVLLVAAEQLIANEPPEKMSDDQLVWLYSIMLSATAIKLVLWIYCKSSRNHIVRAYAKDHHFDVVTNVLGLISAVLGNAFYWWIDPAGAILLAIYTIINWSGTVMENAVSLIGQAAPPEVLQKLTYLVLRQGADNIKCVDTIRVYTFGVLYFVEVDIELPENLQLKEAHAIGESLQIKLEELPEVERAFVHLDFESRHKPEHSVFSTIPNDL